The following coding sequences are from one Syntrophorhabdaceae bacterium window:
- a CDS encoding peptidoglycan DD-metalloendopeptidase family protein, which produces MKRINAGKAVVLLVVIACLVIFAVPRREKGKTVLREDRQQNFRKVSGTVRKGDYLSRLFERNKLHVADLKRAKEAADGVYDLGELCSGHPYSMTIDAEDRLNSLTYWIDDDTYLNLSRDGDSLTAAVEKVEYEKRELSFGGVVKDSLIAALGSGRDAVLLALDLSDIFAWDIDFNTDLREGDTFKIVVEGFFAGDGFKKFGDILSAELVNDGRRYVAYRYETNGSAEYYDAAGRRLKRAFLKAPLNFRRISSSYTGKRRHPILKVYRPHRGIDYAAAAGTPVSALGDGVILFAGRRGGYGKLVTIEHRNGYRSYYGHLSRVKKGIRRNVKVTQGEVIGFVGSTGLATGPHLHFEMRMAGKPVNPLKLRPARTEPLRAGHRSGFLKFAALMDRRLEETGTTNGAPIPSMLTLVEKK; this is translated from the coding sequence ATGAAGAGAATTAACGCAGGCAAAGCTGTCGTGCTCCTTGTTGTTATAGCCTGTCTGGTGATCTTTGCCGTCCCCAGGCGCGAAAAAGGGAAGACGGTACTCAGGGAGGACAGGCAGCAGAACTTCCGAAAAGTATCAGGGACTGTCCGGAAAGGGGATTATCTTTCCCGGCTTTTTGAACGCAACAAACTGCACGTGGCCGACCTTAAGCGGGCAAAGGAGGCGGCCGATGGCGTCTATGACCTCGGCGAACTTTGTTCGGGGCATCCATACAGCATGACAATAGATGCCGAGGACAGGCTGAATTCCCTCACATACTGGATTGACGACGACACCTATCTGAACCTTTCACGGGATGGAGATTCGCTTACCGCAGCGGTTGAAAAAGTGGAATACGAGAAGAGAGAGCTCTCTTTTGGCGGCGTCGTCAAGGACAGCCTTATCGCCGCCCTGGGTTCCGGCAGGGATGCGGTGCTTCTCGCCCTCGATCTCTCGGATATCTTTGCGTGGGATATCGATTTCAATACCGACCTGAGGGAAGGGGACACATTCAAGATAGTTGTCGAAGGCTTTTTTGCCGGGGATGGCTTCAAGAAATTCGGCGATATCCTGTCAGCCGAATTGGTTAACGACGGCAGAAGATACGTGGCGTACCGCTATGAAACGAACGGCTCGGCGGAGTACTATGACGCCGCCGGGAGACGTCTCAAAAGGGCATTTCTCAAGGCGCCCCTCAATTTCAGGAGGATCAGTTCATCTTACACAGGGAAACGCCGCCACCCCATCCTTAAGGTATACAGGCCGCATAGAGGCATAGACTATGCCGCGGCCGCGGGAACGCCGGTTTCAGCGCTGGGAGACGGTGTCATCCTCTTTGCCGGACGCCGGGGGGGTTATGGAAAGCTTGTCACCATAGAACATCGGAACGGTTACCGCTCGTACTACGGACATCTGTCACGCGTCAAAAAGGGTATCAGAAGAAACGTAAAGGTCACTCAGGGCGAGGTGATAGGTTTTGTTGGTTCCACCGGCCTCGCAACGGGTCCGCATCTCCACTTTGAGATGAGGATGGCGGGAAAACCCGTCAATCCTCTTAAGCTTCGTCCCGCGCGCACGGAGCCCCTTCGCGCAGGGCACAGATCTGGCTTCCTGAAGTTTGCTGCTTTAATGGATCGTCGTCTTGAGGAAACAGGGACAACGAATGGTGCGCCGATACCGTCGATGCTGACACTGGTGGAGAAGAAATGA
- a CDS encoding AMP-binding protein → MASLEREYTFTRFEEMCKKYSYKTALIYLGERFTYGRLETLVHQFATGLVKMGIKPQDRVMLYISNCPQWIIANFAINRIGAVTVPVSPIYTAFEIEYMIEDSGIETVICLDTNFVYVKEVMQKTNLKRVIVTNLIDFVSPWKRAVGHMFDKIPIGKVEKGEKIFFFKDIVQKTVPDLPKLEIDPMSDLSYIMYTGGTTGFPKGVPGNHTGEVTYIRDVMEDVIGDFVDEGNDAVLMINPLFHIMAKGFSIAFGFNYGNTVVLMPLPEVDATLSAIERYRIKWMLGVPALYRMMLENDRIDQYDMSSLRYCYCGGDVLPVEVFRTWQEKYSIPLYQVYGSTEIGHVTYSLLTQEPSPTVIGTPLKSRKSMVVDRETLEKLPPGELGELVVTSPYTLKEYINKPEETAYSYVGINGDIYYRMGDFVKMNERGEIEFVERTADIIKYKAYRVSASEVEAALQDHPTVIGACVIGIPDPKVGERIKAIVVLKEDAKGIGSTELIRWCRERLAPYKVPGYIEFRDMLPKSKVGKLLRREIRDEEKRKVEKEKRR, encoded by the coding sequence ATGGCGTCCTTAGAACGCGAATACACATTTACCCGTTTTGAGGAGATGTGCAAGAAATATTCTTACAAGACAGCGCTCATATACCTTGGCGAACGCTTTACCTATGGGCGGTTGGAGACCCTGGTCCATCAATTCGCGACAGGCCTTGTCAAAATGGGGATAAAGCCCCAGGACAGGGTGATGCTCTACATCTCGAATTGTCCCCAATGGATCATAGCGAATTTCGCCATAAACAGGATCGGGGCTGTGACCGTACCGGTATCCCCGATATACACGGCCTTCGAGATCGAGTACATGATAGAGGACTCCGGGATCGAAACGGTGATCTGCCTGGATACGAACTTCGTATATGTGAAAGAGGTTATGCAGAAGACGAACCTGAAGCGGGTCATCGTCACGAACCTCATCGATTTTGTATCGCCCTGGAAACGGGCCGTCGGCCACATGTTCGACAAGATACCCATTGGCAAGGTGGAAAAGGGGGAGAAGATATTCTTTTTCAAGGACATCGTCCAGAAGACCGTCCCGGACCTGCCGAAGCTCGAGATCGACCCGATGAGCGACCTTTCCTATATCATGTATACCGGGGGCACCACCGGGTTTCCGAAGGGTGTCCCGGGCAATCACACGGGGGAGGTCACCTACATACGAGATGTTATGGAAGACGTTATCGGCGACTTCGTAGATGAAGGGAACGACGCGGTCCTGATGATAAACCCGCTTTTCCATATCATGGCAAAGGGGTTTTCCATCGCCTTCGGATTCAACTACGGCAATACCGTTGTGCTCATGCCGCTGCCGGAGGTGGACGCCACGCTTTCCGCCATAGAGAGATACAGGATCAAATGGATGCTGGGTGTTCCGGCATTGTACAGGATGATGCTGGAGAATGACAGGATCGATCAGTACGATATGAGTTCCCTCCGGTATTGCTATTGCGGCGGCGATGTTCTTCCCGTGGAGGTCTTCAGGACATGGCAGGAAAAATATTCCATACCTCTTTACCAGGTTTACGGTTCCACGGAGATAGGGCACGTCACGTACAGCCTCCTGACGCAGGAGCCTTCTCCCACCGTCATTGGAACCCCTTTGAAATCGAGAAAATCCATGGTGGTGGACAGGGAAACCCTGGAAAAGCTGCCGCCCGGTGAACTGGGGGAGCTGGTTGTAACGTCGCCCTACACATTGAAGGAATATATCAACAAGCCCGAAGAAACGGCCTATTCATACGTGGGTATCAATGGCGATATTTATTACCGGATGGGTGATTTCGTCAAGATGAATGAGAGAGGAGAGATCGAGTTCGTCGAGAGGACCGCGGACATCATTAAATACAAGGCATACCGGGTATCTGCCTCCGAAGTGGAGGCCGCCCTTCAGGATCACCCCACGGTCATTGGCGCCTGTGTCATCGGTATCCCGGACCCGAAAGTCGGGGAGAGGATAAAGGCAATAGTGGTACTCAAGGAGGACGCGAAAGGGATTGGTAGTACAGAGCTGATACGGTGGTGCAGGGAAAGGCTCGCCCCGTATAAGGTCCCCGGATACATCGAGTTCCGGGACATGCTGCCGAAATCGAAGGTCGGCAAGCTCTTGAGGCGCGAAATACGGGACGAGGAAAAGCGCAAGGTCGAGAAAGAGAAGAGGAGGTAA
- a CDS encoding ATP-binding cassette domain-containing protein, which yields MFEAFELMVFYENMIALNNMSLTCDEGKIIGIFGSNSAGKSTLMYALSGIILDIKRKEEMRGGERISVYGRIFFDGRDVSEVKPHLRAKAGIVLCPERRRIFPESSVLENLKIGSYLTSGRERRHNLEYVLDLFPRLKDHLNRQGGFLSGGEQQMLAIGRALMASPKMLLLDEPLLGLSPAYQEIVINGTKAIRDSKGISIIITEQYARPVMPIIDYGYILENGSSVLMGTKEELLDNPDVKSAYFGV from the coding sequence ATGTTTGAAGCCTTTGAGCTTATGGTGTTTTACGAGAACATGATCGCCCTCAACAATATGAGTCTGACGTGCGACGAGGGAAAGATCATCGGTATATTCGGCTCCAACAGCGCAGGGAAGAGCACCCTGATGTACGCACTCTCCGGGATAATCCTGGATATTAAGAGGAAAGAAGAGATGCGCGGCGGGGAGAGGATATCCGTATACGGACGGATCTTCTTCGACGGAAGAGACGTGAGTGAGGTCAAGCCGCACCTCAGGGCAAAGGCCGGTATCGTTCTATGTCCCGAGCGCCGGAGAATATTTCCCGAGAGCTCCGTACTGGAGAATCTGAAGATCGGGTCATACCTGACGAGCGGCAGAGAGAGAAGGCACAACCTGGAGTATGTCCTCGATCTCTTTCCCAGGCTCAAGGACCATCTGAACAGACAGGGAGGTTTCTTAAGCGGAGGTGAGCAGCAGATGCTCGCGATAGGGAGGGCCCTCATGGCCTCGCCGAAAATGCTTCTCCTCGATGAGCCGCTGCTGGGCCTCAGCCCCGCATACCAGGAGATTGTTATCAACGGGACAAAGGCGATCCGGGATTCAAAAGGCATTTCCATAATCATCACGGAACAGTACGCCCGGCCGGTAATGCCCATAATTGACTACGGGTATATACTGGAAAACGGCTCCAGTGTCCTCATGGGAACGAAGGAAGAACTGCTCGACAACCCGGATGTCAAATCCGCGTATTTTGGAGTATGA
- a CDS encoding ABC transporter ATP-binding protein, with translation MSAEPILTVKGITKTFGGLKALMDVGFEISEGDVFGIIGPNGSGKTTLINCITGFIKTEAGQVRFKGKDITGWKPHKIAHVGIARTFQIMRPYYSLPAFKNLIIPLWSPRARLTGGWRGGGKHGDRDTVAVDILEEIGFERDSRVPYKLASALPTGYQKRLELARCMALRPEIIFCDEVFSGLSMSEIAGMVPLIEKMKTEGITLIMVEHRLRELFKVATRIMALNFGEKIAEGHPLDVIEDKRVREAYLGSEGV, from the coding sequence ATGAGCGCTGAACCGATATTGACAGTAAAGGGCATCACGAAGACTTTCGGGGGACTGAAGGCGCTCATGGATGTAGGCTTTGAAATATCGGAGGGTGATGTCTTTGGCATCATCGGCCCCAACGGCTCGGGAAAGACGACCCTCATCAACTGCATAACAGGCTTCATCAAAACCGAAGCGGGACAGGTGAGGTTCAAGGGAAAGGACATCACCGGCTGGAAGCCGCACAAGATCGCCCATGTGGGGATTGCCAGAACCTTCCAGATAATGAGGCCCTATTATTCGCTTCCTGCGTTCAAGAACCTCATCATCCCACTGTGGTCGCCACGGGCCCGCCTGACAGGTGGATGGCGCGGAGGCGGAAAACACGGCGACAGGGACACGGTGGCGGTGGATATCCTTGAAGAGATCGGATTCGAGCGCGATTCGCGGGTACCTTACAAGCTTGCTTCTGCGCTTCCGACAGGCTACCAGAAACGGCTCGAGCTCGCGAGGTGCATGGCGCTGCGGCCCGAGATCATTTTCTGTGACGAGGTCTTTTCCGGACTCAGCATGAGCGAGATAGCCGGCATGGTCCCTCTCATCGAAAAGATGAAGACGGAGGGAATAACGCTTATCATGGTCGAGCATCGATTGAGGGAACTTTTCAAGGTGGCAACGAGGATCATGGCACTGAACTTCGGTGAAAAGATCGCCGAAGGCCACCCCCTGGATGTGATAGAAGACAAGAGGGTGAGAGAGGCCTACCTTGGAAGCGAAGGGGTGTAA
- a CDS encoding branched-chain amino acid ABC transporter permease yields the protein METMMRKERIDRGLKVRTEGLYAITSAREIFYLMGPRILLIVGLLALPFVFELAPYWKKVINIMCAYALLAIAFDFLANYVGLVCLGGAFFTGVGGYFTAIYNVHLGLPMYFAMPLATISGAVVCTFLLLPCLPLRGVYFAIVTLMYPLLFTRIIEALNIFGGTNGMTGLDGFPNAYVENYTIIIIALLFLFAMRRFVNQDVGLVLRAVKDNDQSVKASGINVTHMRIIAVFVASLIGCFAGAYIAHLYMWAGISLFALDFSIIPIAAVVIGGGGTLVGALIGAFILVPLSEVLRAFGTFRIVIYCAILTGFIVFKSEGIMVYLQRKYHQFERWVKV from the coding sequence ATGGAAACAATGATGCGGAAAGAGCGAATCGACAGGGGACTCAAGGTGAGAACGGAGGGGCTCTACGCCATAACCTCCGCCCGCGAGATCTTCTACCTGATGGGGCCGAGGATCCTCCTCATAGTTGGTCTTCTCGCGCTTCCCTTTGTATTCGAACTGGCCCCCTACTGGAAAAAGGTCATCAATATCATGTGCGCCTACGCGCTGCTCGCCATCGCATTTGATTTCCTGGCGAATTATGTGGGTCTGGTTTGCCTGGGCGGCGCATTCTTTACCGGTGTAGGCGGATATTTCACCGCGATCTACAACGTTCATCTCGGGCTTCCCATGTACTTTGCGATGCCGTTGGCAACGATCAGCGGCGCGGTGGTGTGTACATTTCTGCTGTTGCCCTGCCTGCCGCTGAGGGGCGTTTATTTTGCAATTGTCACACTCATGTATCCTCTCTTGTTCACGAGGATCATCGAGGCGCTGAATATATTCGGCGGTACAAATGGTATGACGGGTCTCGATGGCTTTCCCAATGCGTATGTGGAGAACTACACGATAATCATCATCGCCCTTCTCTTTCTCTTCGCAATGCGCAGGTTCGTAAACCAGGACGTGGGACTTGTATTGCGGGCGGTGAAGGACAACGACCAGTCGGTTAAGGCATCGGGTATCAACGTGACGCATATGAGGATCATTGCGGTCTTTGTAGCGTCTCTGATCGGGTGCTTCGCCGGGGCGTACATCGCTCACCTGTATATGTGGGCGGGCATCTCCCTCTTTGCCCTCGACTTTTCCATCATTCCCATAGCCGCGGTTGTTATCGGCGGCGGCGGGACACTGGTCGGTGCTTTGATCGGAGCATTCATCCTGGTGCCGCTGTCGGAGGTCCTGCGTGCTTTCGGTACGTTCAGGATCGTCATCTACTGTGCGATTCTCACGGGGTTCATAGTATTCAAAAGCGAGGGGATAATGGTCTACCTTCAGAGAAAATATCACCAGTTCGAAAGGTGGGTGAAGGTATGA
- a CDS encoding branched-chain amino acid ABC transporter permease, giving the protein MELVVYGIINSITLSLISLGFTLVYSISRVPNFAHGALYISAGYLTWLFVNEFAGFPYPLAIIAGIGITAIIGALIYQFILVRIRGMEISEIIATYAIGLAILEGLRWGGLRGGTFTLPVFFAGSVNILGASVDYQRLLVVGGGLLTFVLLYLFTRYTRIGLAFRGIAQDERAAMMLGINSDMTAVVSLAIGSALAGLAAVLLLPLGNIVVETGYNVLIFAIAVCVIGGLGSWGGVIVASFIIGFAQILTESFISAHYQMVVALLAIIITLLIKPSGIFGRQKELEERV; this is encoded by the coding sequence ATGGAGCTTGTCGTATACGGGATCATAAACAGCATCACCCTCTCCCTGATATCGCTGGGCTTCACGCTGGTTTACAGCATAAGCAGGGTCCCCAATTTCGCGCACGGGGCCCTGTATATCAGCGCCGGATACCTGACCTGGCTCTTCGTGAACGAGTTTGCAGGTTTTCCGTATCCGCTGGCGATCATTGCGGGCATTGGCATCACCGCCATAATTGGCGCGTTGATCTATCAGTTCATACTTGTCCGCATAAGGGGCATGGAGATATCGGAGATAATCGCAACATATGCTATAGGACTTGCGATACTTGAGGGCCTGAGATGGGGAGGACTGCGCGGGGGGACATTTACCCTTCCCGTTTTCTTTGCCGGCTCGGTCAATATACTCGGGGCGAGTGTAGACTATCAGCGCTTGCTTGTTGTCGGGGGAGGGCTCCTGACATTCGTACTTCTCTATTTGTTCACGCGTTACACGAGGATAGGACTCGCTTTTCGCGGCATTGCCCAGGACGAAAGGGCGGCGATGATGCTTGGTATTAATTCCGACATGACCGCCGTTGTTTCCCTGGCGATCGGTTCTGCTTTGGCCGGTCTCGCGGCGGTGCTTCTTCTTCCCCTCGGCAACATCGTCGTTGAGACCGGGTACAATGTCCTCATTTTCGCCATTGCGGTCTGCGTTATCGGAGGGCTGGGAAGCTGGGGCGGGGTGATCGTTGCCTCCTTTATCATCGGGTTTGCCCAGATACTGACGGAGTCTTTCATCTCAGCCCACTACCAGATGGTGGTTGCCCTTCTCGCCATTATCATCACACTGCTTATCAAGCCCTCGGGGATCTTTGGTAGACAGAAAGAACTGGAAGAGAGGGTGTAG